In Gemmatimonadota bacterium, the genomic window GACATGGGAAAATTGCTCAGCAAAGAACTCCTCACACCCGAACACGCCAACAAACTGCTCTATGTCATTGCGCCCATCCTGGTCTTTGCACCCGTGGTCGCCCTCTCGTCTCTCTTTCCCATTACGAGTACCTACATATTCCACGACTTCAACATCGCCATTGTCCTGATCCTCGCCATCAGCGGCATCAACGTAATCGGCATATTCTTAGCGGGCTGGGGATCCAATAACAAATACGCCCTGCTCGGCGCCGTGCGCTCAGTCGCGCAAAATATCTCCTACGAAATCCCCCTCATCCTATCGGTCATCCCCATCGTCATGATAACCCGCACCATGTCGCTCTACGACATCACCCTCGCACAGGAAACCTATCCCTTTATACTGGTACAGCCCATTGCCCTGATCATCTTTATCATCTCAGCCACAGCCGAAACCAATCGCGCCCCCTTTGACATCCCCGAAGCGGAATCCGAACTCGTCGCCGGATTCCACACCGAATATTCCGGCATGCGCTTCGGACTGTTCTTCTTTGCCGAATACTCCAACATGATCTTTGCATGCGCATTGGCAACCGTGCTCTTTCTGGGGGGATGGCGCGGGCCTCTCTTGCCAGACGCCGTATGGTTCTTCATCAAAGTCTATGCACTCATCGTCCTCATGATGTGGTTCCGCTGGACCTTTCCGCGGCTCCGTTTTGACCAACTCATGAAATTCGCCTGGGTGGTACTCGTCCCCCTCTCGCTGATCAACCTGCTGATCACAACACTGGTCTTGAAAATCGTATAGAACTTTCAAGGAAAATCCCATGGCACTCATAAAAGAAATCCTCGACGGCACCAAAACGCTCCTGACCGGCATGAAAGTCACACTGAACAACTTTCTCAAACCGCCCGTCACCTCCCAATACCCCATGGAAAAAATCGAGATGACGGAAGCGTTCCGCAACGTCATTGTCCTCATCGAAAAAGAAGACATCGGCTCACACGACTGCATCGACTGCAAACTCTGTGAGCGCATATGTCCCTCCTTCTGCATTTACCTCGACGGGGAACGCCCGGAAGGATTAAGGCGCAAAAGATCGACCAAATTCGAAGTCGATTTTGCCCTGTGCAGCGACTGCGGTTTGTGCTTAGACGTATGCCCCACAGACACCCTGGGATACAGCAAAGTCCACGACGAAGCCGGATACAATCGCAGCGACTTTCTCTACGACTTGCTCGAACCCTGGGCAGACAAAGAAGAAGCCGCGCGCGAACGCCTGAAAGAAATCGAAGCCGAACAAGCCGCAGAACGCGCCAAAAAAGCCGCAGCAAGAAAAGCGAAAAAGGTAAGACGGGAGAAGTAAACGGAGAACAACAATGCTCGAACAGGCTGTCATCTACACATTTGTAGCCCTCGTCCTCATCGGTGGGGTCCTGGCGGCATTTTCTCGCCAGATACTCTACGCCATCATCGGCCTGGGTATCAGCCTC contains:
- the nuoH gene encoding NADH-quinone oxidoreductase subunit NuoH, producing the protein MKTDVIQLFENPYLALGVTIAVIMAYLSVNAIMLIWLERKLSARIQRRIGPQRGPFGLMQQIFDMGKLLSKELLTPEHANKLLYVIAPILVFAPVVALSSLFPITSTYIFHDFNIAIVLILAISGINVIGIFLAGWGSNNKYALLGAVRSVAQNISYEIPLILSVIPIVMITRTMSLYDITLAQETYPFILVQPIALIIFIISATAETNRAPFDIPEAESELVAGFHTEYSGMRFGLFFFAEYSNMIFACALATVLFLGGWRGPLLPDAVWFFIKVYALIVLMMWFRWTFPRLRFDQLMKFAWVVLVPLSLINLLITTLVLKIV
- a CDS encoding NADH-quinone oxidoreductase subunit I, yielding MALIKEILDGTKTLLTGMKVTLNNFLKPPVTSQYPMEKIEMTEAFRNVIVLIEKEDIGSHDCIDCKLCERICPSFCIYLDGERPEGLRRKRSTKFEVDFALCSDCGLCLDVCPTDTLGYSKVHDEAGYNRSDFLYDLLEPWADKEEAARERLKEIEAEQAAERAKKAAARKAKKVRREK